Part of the Candidatus Melainabacteria bacterium genome, CTCGCTTCAATGCGTTACGCGCGAATTCAGCATTAGCTGTGTCATTCGCAGCAGTAAAAGCATCGACCGCTTTCTGGTATTGCTCGGCTGCAGCTGGCTTTCTGTTGGTGTGCTCATAGACGTATCCAAGTAGCCAGTAACCATCTCCACTCTTTGGATCAAGTTTGATTGCTTGCTGTGCATCAGGCTCGGCGACTGAATACATTGAGAGATAGGTCAACGTATTTCCCCTGAAGAAATGAGAAAAGAACCAGCCGCCGCCGCTAATGTCGTTCGCAACACACAGATCAGGCAAAGCCTCAGCAAAATTGTTCGCAAGGAAGCGTACATAACCTCTGAAATACCAGATAACGGGATCGCTACAGTCTGAAGCCAGCGCCTTGGTGAGGTCTTCGGTTGCCGCCTGCATGTCTTGAGGCGAACCAAAAATATGAATCGCAGCTCTAGTCTTAAGAGCCTGCGCGTAAGTAGGGCAAAGACTCAAAGCCTTATTTTCATCAGCCAGAGCTTCTGGGAATTTATTGAGCATGTAATAGAACGAACCGCGATAGGCATATGCAATGGCACTATTTGGATACTTCGTAATCGCTTTTGTGGCAACTTCCACCGCAGCCTGATTATCACCTGCATTGGATTTGGCAATAGCTTCAGTGACAAGCGGAATGGCAGGATCATCGTCTCGAACAGCGGGTTTATGGAGAGTTAAGCGTTTGGAGTGCAAAACCCCGGT contains:
- a CDS encoding tetratricopeptide repeat protein; protein product: MSTMKRSGIVLIGFALASVLSNTVALVNPARAEISAHQSPAYVAGTGVLHSKRLTLHKPAVRDDDPAIPLVTEAIAKSNAGDNQAAVEVATKAITKYPNSAIAYAYRGSFYYMLNKFPEALADENKALSLCPTYAQALKTRAAIHIFGSPQDMQAATEDLTKALASDCSDPVIWYFRGYVRFLANNFAEALPDLCVANDISGGGWFFSHFFRGNTLTYLSMYSVAEPDAQQAIKLDPKSGDGYWLLGYVYEHTNRKPAAAEQYQKAVDAFTAANDTANAEFARNALKRVSS